In Scyliorhinus canicula chromosome 12, sScyCan1.1, whole genome shotgun sequence, the sequence GAGCTGCTGGTCAGTGAGGCGCTGAGGCGCCATGGAAGGATCGACATCCTGGTCTCCAATGCAGCGACCAATCCATTTATTGGGAGGATATTGGACTGCCCAGAGGAGGTCTGGGACAAAACCTTCGAGGTCAACGTCAAGGCGCCTTTCCTCCTGACCAAGCTGGTGGTCCCACACATGGAGCTACAGGGTGGGGGCTCCATAGTGCTGGTGGGCTCTGTCGTTGGCTATCGGCCTTTCCCCACTATTGGTGTGTACAGTATCAGCAAGACAGCGCTGCTGGGCCTGACCAAGCTGCTGGCTGATGAACTGGCTCCTGCCAACATCCGTGTCAATGGCATTGCCCCGGGTCTCATCAAGACCCAATTTAGCGCTTTCCTGTGGTCGGATGACAACTCGCGACAACGGTTTGAGAAGATCATTTCAATGCGTCGGCTTGGTGAGCCAGAGGAGTGCGCCGGCACTGTCTCCTTCCTCTGCTCACAGGATGCTACCTACATCACTGGAGAGACTATCGTCATGTCTGGAGGTTTTCACTGTCGGCTGTGAGCCAATCTGGGACGTTTTCCATGACTTCCAAATCTTCCTTTCCAAGATTATTCATGCTTCTCATCTCTAACCTTCTGCCGTCCTCACACCAACGGTCATTTATGTGTTCTTTTTACTCTGGCCTCATACATATTTGTCACTCCTTCATTCTACACTATCTCCTTAACCTCTTGCAATCCTCTGTGAACTCTGTATTCTTCTAACTCAAGCTTGTTGCACTTTATTCACCCTCCATTGATTGGAAGTCATGCCTTCTGCTGCTTCAGCCTTAATAATTAAAATTTCTGAACTTCTATCCTCTCTCAGTCCTCCTCATTAGATACTCATTAATACCTCCTTTTTTGATCAATGTGCGTTAATATTGATTTGTGATCATCATTGCCAAATTTTGTCTGATTTTTCTCTTCGAAGCTTTATTTGATAATTTACCTACATTAAGTGCATGATGCAATGTGATTTGTGACTTCATATTTCAACACATAACTAATATTTacttgccctctgaagtggcctgaCAACTCCATTGCATCACATTTCTTGTTCATTGTGCGTGTTCTGAATTGaggaaattttggaaaatcataacaaATATCTCCACAGCTACCTCTTTAAACCCTAGAATGTAGAGCATCAGTTCCAAGGGATTCCTTCACTCTGAACATAATCGTTGGCCATATTCAGTTGAAACTGTTTTCTCCCAGAATGAAATATGCTCAAACCTTCTTTCCTCGGAATAAAGAGCTAAGAAGGCATTAAATTAGTTTTGTCAACTATTTTCACATTCCGATATGTCATTATACAAATAATGGGGGTggcgtggtagcatagtggttagaactgtcgcttcacagctccagggtcccgggttccattcgcagcttgggtcactgtctgggcggagtctgcgcattctccccgtgtctgcatgggtttcctccaagtgctccggtttcctcccacagcccaaggcagataaggtggattggacatgctaaattgcccttagtatccaaaaaggttaggttggattacggggatagcgtggagctgtatgcttaagtaaggtgcttttTCAATGGGccgtgtagacccgatgggctgaatggtctccttctgcattgtaaattctatgattctaaatataTATTGTCCACTAAAGTATTGTTGAAAATGcagaaagatgtgtcatttgaaacatggaagtctggcaatatctggtctgagagaaacatgagaggatacagggaaagagtccatgaagggttaatagcagctgcaaagagcaggattataaaatgcagatcctttctctcaagcaggcttagcaaacacacattcttgtattaagctaaaacagtGGCTcataccttcattgaaagtaactatcttaggaagcatctggaaaagcatggatgagagtttcaattgaattaagtgatgaatgtttaaaacaggcaggtctttcaagtcataaccaagtgaaattttagcatacagctaaaagcaaatgtttcacaccttcatttctACCCGCACAAATGCaatctgacctgctgaatatttccagcagatTGTATTTTTGAAAGAACTTGCTCCTGTTGTCTTGTTTTATCACAATTTCTATTTGTGCTTTCTCATGCTAATCAGCGCAGCCTGCCCCCTCCTCTCAGTTTGAAATCATGTCTGCTGGGTGACTGTTACACAGATGAGGTGGCCATTAGGCTTGTGttattcctcgtgtcttaataaagctcgtagtctcaaatgtggagaagatgctttattgtgaatttgttctctcttcagagcttaacttatggctacctcaaatgctgcttgtttgtgtctgtgtcctgctttcagttctgccttccgtgaagtgtgtcgtcacttcctgtccctgtgtatatatagctctcccgtgctccctctagtgcttgctcagttgtattgcatctactcagatctacgatcaccacaaggCTAAGGAGAAACTTGCGTGTCCTGAGACATTGGAATAGGAGAGGCATTATTTGTGTCAGCACTGATTGACATGACCAATAGGAACATAGCACCAGGGCTTGACATCAGGTAAATGATGGGACATGACTGCTCCAACCAATGGGGAACAGCGGTGCAGTGAGAAGGAAATAGAAATGAGTTGGGAAAAGATGGCACTGTTTAATGTGTGTGGGTTTTCTAAAGGCCTTCCCATTTTATTctgttccttgtttcgagcccttggttgtggcactttgtagccctgttccttttctagcctcttttgtccctccttcTTTGCATCCCCACTCCCCGGTCTCTCACTCCCTGTGTATCCTCcgtccccggtctctcccttttccctcctcccacgtatacccctcctttgcccctgtcTCCCCTGTCTGGAGCCTTCCCCTCTGTTGGGGGCgcactgcggccctgctttgttgcgtgcccccggcgctaactttcctgctagtacggtggcccccctctcggggtttactgtctcgcttctcccctgcctggcctctgcggttgtctgcccgctcttcccccatcctaccctgcacccctctcgcctgctctcccttctccattactctggcctcccacctggagcagtccctcgggcagtggtttgctctttgttcagggtgctcttgccgtggcgggggggcctggcattgcctcacccctctccacccacccccgtcGGTGTGtcattgccccttgccaggggtccctcgtccctaccctcgctggtggttttccagcccgtgctcctcgacaaacttgtttgcctcagcgggggctgtaaagaaatattccctgtcttggtatgtgacccagagtttcgctgggtacagcatacctaAACGCATGTTGCTCCTGTGACGAGcggctttcgctctattgaactctGCCAGTCTCCTGGCTATATCTGCCCCAATATCCTCATAAATTCGAATggtgtgtccttcccatttgcaggctctatttttcctggcccagtGCAGGATTGTCTGCgtatcctggtaccggtgcagtttagctatgactgctctcgggtggtctgccttgggcttcgggcgcagcgaccgatgtgctctgtccatttctggtggattgggaaaggttttcctccccactaagttgcccagcatcgcgGCCACGTATGctatggggtttctaccctcgatcccctctggcaggcccactatcctgacattttgccttcgtgagcggttttcctggtcgtctactctgcccttcaggctcccctgtgttgcgcccagtctcatcacctccttctccagggccgtgacccggtcgctcatgtcagtcgctgctttctccagctccttaatggtcgcctcctgggcttccagtttctccctttGGGCTTCCACTTtctcctgctgcacccctgacatggccctgggcactgctgcctgcactgcggcctctatgtctgccttcGCCTCTACCTTGATTACCTGCTGAtgctccctcagcgcctcggtaaaggctgccttccaattccagccccccgcccccggccccgggggagagggcacctgtctgtccagctctttttgatgcggtgaTACTTCCGTTCTGTCGCTTCATGCGCTAATTCGCTCACCTGAGctggctcgcccattgccccgtctgcATCTGGTGCCccatctccctctgctttggctcccttctggtatttttttctcccccttccctttcatcttttctactccccttgtttttcttttccccccttttccgcaccctatttttatttgtgtcttctctcctccctcttttctttaccactttattttttctcttttataaaactcttctcaggtgggcttgttttgggtgagaaaaaaagagagaaaataatatatttatccccccgcccactctttaacagtttttgtttcagagttttgtttttgcaagagttctttttccttccttttccctcactcacccagggtcgagagagagaggcttctggtccggatttcctttgttcctgcctcgtggtggtcactgccggctttgcggggtgggggggggggggggtgttgggtcggtccccgctgctgtcCCCACTGCTCTGTCCGGGCCGCCGCACCCCGCGCTCgcccggtgggggtggttgggtcgCTGGCCGCTCCTCCGTTCCCTCCTCTCCGCAGGCTCGGCCCCGCGTCGGTCCGGGCTGCTGCCGCTCCACTCCTGGCCTGCGCTCTGGTGCCCTACcgccgctgctgctgccgccggatCGCTCCACCGCCGAGTTTCCCCTGCCACTAATTTTGCGGAGGGGTTCGACtcttccccttccttcctcttcccACTGCGGAGAGCCCCCCCAAATACAGGCCCCGACCTCGTTGACCCGCGGGAGCCCCCTTctgtgcgaccgctccgctcgccgaccgtcttcccatcaattcaaatattacccccaaagaatacaacactatgtaatccttaataacttcccaaacaacatccagaagacagaagaaacacctattagcagaagcacattaggtttgcattcactgctgagaacatttataattctgaattcaccaactgatcaagagatagtcttttcaggacttttacggggaactgtactggttggagccaacgggggagaggaggggaatggagaggttcctcgacgggctttctttcccgaaggtgcaggtggaggggttgggtgcgccgattgagctggaggagctagttaaggggatcgagcagatgcagtcagggaaggcaccggggtaacttagtaattcacactgtatttaccaataccattgtaagcgcagtaacgttatccgaccactagggggagtagctctgggaatgctcaggagtttgtacagggctccaccttggctccgcccacgactcctccccctggactactctataaatacccttgtccagagccagcctacagttcatcgagagttcaacgggtaacaggctggctctgttgtagatAAAAACCACTGTTCAAATCTTAAAGTGTctacaagtgtccattttgtaatcgggatgtggccaccccaggtggctacagactgaagggacgatgctttaaaattgagttgaggaggaattacttcagccagagggtggtgaatctgtggaatactttgccacagaaggctg encodes:
- the LOC119974927 gene encoding dehydrogenase/reductase SDR family member 4-like, whose amino-acid sequence is MQLGVLSGKVAVVTASTKGIGLAIARRMARDGAQVMISSRKQDSVDQALGQLLAEGLSVSGIVCHVGKKEDLELLVSEALRRHGRIDILVSNAATNPFIGRILDCPEEVWDKTFEVNVKAPFLLTKLVVPHMELQGGGSIVLVGSVVGYRPFPTIGVYSISKTALLGLTKLLADELAPANIRVNGIAPGLIKTQFSAFLWSDDNSRQRFEKIISMRRLGEPEECAGTVSFLCSQDATYITGETIVMSGGFHCRL